A genomic segment from Bradyrhizobium sp. ISRA430 encodes:
- a CDS encoding Zn-dependent alcohol dehydrogenase, with amino-acid sequence MKAAVLYEVNQPLVIEDVSLPKPGPREVLIRTAVAGLCHSDLHFMEGLYPHPLPAVLGHESAGVVEQVGSDVTYVKPGDHVVTCLSVFCGTCDNCTTGRTVLCTDTTVKMLPGASNRMQWSKPEKLHQFLNLSSFAEQMLVHENAIVKIRKDMPLELAALIGCGVITGYGAVVNTAKVQAGETVAVIGCGGVGMAAINGAQIAGAGRIIAIDTNPAKLQLATKLGATDIINPADGDVVQQVRDRTNGGVHHSFEVLGRKETAEQAFGMLAAGGTATIVGMIPFGQKIELHGFDFLRERKIQGSSMGSNHFRVDMPRLVDFYLRGRLHLEDWISAKLKLSEINEGFANMKAGKTLRSVIVFDS; translated from the coding sequence ATGAAGGCCGCCGTCCTCTATGAAGTCAATCAGCCGCTCGTCATCGAGGATGTGAGCCTGCCCAAGCCCGGCCCGCGCGAGGTCCTGATCCGCACAGCGGTCGCCGGCCTCTGCCACTCCGATCTGCACTTCATGGAAGGCCTTTATCCGCATCCACTGCCCGCGGTGCTTGGCCACGAATCCGCCGGTGTGGTCGAGCAGGTCGGCTCCGACGTCACCTATGTGAAGCCGGGCGACCATGTCGTCACCTGCCTCTCGGTGTTCTGCGGCACCTGCGACAACTGCACGACCGGCCGCACGGTGCTCTGCACGGATACGACGGTGAAGATGCTGCCGGGCGCTTCCAACCGGATGCAATGGTCGAAGCCGGAGAAGCTGCACCAGTTCCTCAATCTCTCGTCCTTCGCCGAGCAGATGCTGGTGCACGAGAACGCCATCGTGAAGATCCGCAAGGACATGCCACTGGAGCTCGCCGCCCTGATCGGCTGCGGCGTCATCACCGGTTACGGCGCGGTGGTGAACACCGCGAAGGTCCAGGCCGGCGAGACCGTGGCGGTGATCGGCTGCGGCGGCGTCGGCATGGCCGCGATCAACGGTGCGCAGATTGCAGGGGCCGGCCGCATCATCGCCATCGACACAAATCCCGCAAAGCTCCAGCTCGCGACCAAGTTGGGTGCGACCGACATCATCAATCCGGCCGATGGCGACGTCGTGCAGCAGGTGCGCGATCGTACCAATGGCGGCGTGCATCATTCCTTCGAGGTGCTCGGCCGCAAGGAGACCGCGGAGCAGGCCTTCGGCATGCTCGCCGCAGGCGGCACCGCCACCATCGTCGGCATGATCCCGTTCGGGCAGAAGATCGAGCTGCACGGCTTCGACTTCCTGCGCGAGCGCAAGATCCAGGGCTCGTCGATGGGCTCGAACCATTTCCGGGTCGACATGCCCCGCCTGGTCGATTTCTACCTGCGCGGCCGGCTGCATCTGGAGGACTGGATCTCGGCCAAGCTGAAGCT